TGTTCTACAAGGATTCCGTGCGCCTAGCCCAACGCCTGATCGACCTTGGCAAGACCGACTGGGAACTCGCCTCCTACCCCCTAGAGCCGCACGGCTATATCCACGCCTCGAGCTGGCTGGACCAGTACCGACGCATCCTTAAGCTCTTCGAAAGTTCGATCGGCAAGCCCGCACCGTAACCGAGTTGCGACGCGTCTCGCGCGCCCGCTAGTGCTCCTCGGCGGGTCGCGCTTTGGCGTCGTCCCGGGACGCGAGCACCGCTTCGGACAACCACCTCAGCCGTTCGCCGAGCAAGGCCCAAGCGTGCACCTGGGACGGCTCATCGAGGCGCGGCTCCAGCTGTTCGTGCAGGAGCGCGGCCGTGGCGACCTCAGTGCATTGCTCGGCCGTGAGACGCACCACCCGAAGTCGTCCGGCGCTGATCGCACGCTCCAGCATCGATGCGGCGACGGGCCAAGCGGGGTTCGGCACGTCCATTTCACCGGGCAAGCGCAGGCACACGGTGACGGTGCGCTCGCCGAGCAACGCGCGCCGCGCGAGCTGCCCCCAGCGCTGACGGGTGTCGGCGACCCCGACGGCAATGCCGTAGCGCATATCATCCCCCTGCCAGCACAGCTGAGTAAGGGGCGGATCCCCAGCGATCACATCGACTCCGTCGACTACCCGGTCGCCGAGCAGTCTCAACAGGGGGACCAAGGCGTCGTGCACTTGAACGGGCGTTGGCTCGGCAACCTCTTCCCGTGCGGCCTCCCACGCGGCGCTGAAGGAATCCACAGCCGCGGCGCCCTCGCTCAAGGGCGCCTGTCGGTCCGCCAGTGGCGCCACCGACATGCCCAACACTTCGCTTCGGTAGCGCTCAGCGCAGCTGGCGAGAAATCGACGAGCGCCCAGGGACGACGGACCGCTCCCATCGCTGGCGAGGTGAGATCGCAGCCACTCACCATCACCGACCATCGCCTGTGCTTCGACACGGGTGACGCCCGCTGCGCGCAAGCGCGCGTCGACCAGTCGCTGCGCATCGATCACTCCGAGTCCCTGCAGCGACACTGGGGATCGCCAACGCCGTTGCAAATCGCCGCTCCACTGGGCGACACATCGGGCGTGGGCCACCTGGTCCAAGGCGACCACGAGCACCGCGTGAGCAAGCGACGGGGCGATCGCTTCGAGCATTTGTGCCAGGGGATCCTGCTCGCGCGGCAGGGGGCGGCGTGAACGTCCGGTGGCGTCGTCACGACCACCCGCACTGACGCACTCGTGATGCTCCACGCAGAACACCAAGGGCACGTAGAAGGCCGCGAAGTGCGAGAGGTCGGCGATGCGCTCAAGGGCTTGCTGCCGTGCGATTTCGCCGTCGCCTTCGAGTACGAGGCGATCGCATTCATCAACGCCCATTTGGTCACACAGCTCGGTGGCCACAGGATGGCCCCCTATCCAGCGCCGACAGGCCGCTCTGAGCTCCAAATCATCGGCGAACAGGAGCGTGTGGAAGACGTTGAGCCACGTACTCAAGCGCGCCTCGGTTACCACGCCGCGAAGACGCAGCGCATCGGCGACCGCGTCGAGAAGCGCCGGCTTACCCAGGACGTGATCGAGCAGCGTCTGCCAGTGCGCGGAGCGCGTTAGGTCTGGCGGCAATCGCTGGGCCGCCTCGTGGAGGCGCTTGGAGGCAGGGGTACGCTCCCCAGCGCGTTCCGCGGAGGCGGCCAACAGCTCACGCACAGCCCCCGCCAAAACGCTGCGCGCGAGAGCCGTCCAGTGAGACTCGATCGCTAGCGTGGTCGCGCGATCGGCGGCCAAGGTGGTGGTGGCCGGCGCCAGCGCACCACCAGCCTCAGCGCGGTCCAGGGCCTGCACCAGCGCGCCGAGCGCACCTCGCTCCCAGTATGGGGTGCTTCCTGGCATCACGCCCGGTCCCACCGCGATCACCACCGCGTCGCCGTCCAAGCGTTGGGCAAGCGCGTTAAAAAAGTGGGTTTTGCCAAAACCCCGGCCCGGTGCGGTCACCACCCATGCTGGGCGGCCGGCACGCAACGGCTGGTAACGCGATTGAAACGCTTGGCGCATCCACTGCACATCACCTGTCAACCGCTCGATGAGTTCGCCGTTGGCCAACCGCTCGCCTGGACCCAGCTCCCCGACGCCAGGGGCTGGCGCATGCGCCTCGCGCACGCCGGGGGCGAGCACCTCCGCCGCTTCATCGAAGGGCGTAGGGGTGTCGACCGGCAGTTGCGGGCTTGGTTGAGTACTCATTCCGCACGATTGTAGCGAGCCGCCAACAGGTGAACCAACCGCGCTCGAGCCGGATTTACGCCGTGGGAACAGTGCACTCGCGCTTTATGGGGGCACAACGTTACACTCCGCGACTCCCTGTTCGCCCCATCGGGCTTGAGCGAAGGAACCTCCTACTGATGAATGTCACCATCTTCGGGTCTGGGTATGTGGGCCTGGTCACGGGCACGTGCTTCGCGGAGACCGGTAACCACGTCGTCTGCATGGACGTGGACGCGGCAAAGATCGAGGGCTTGAAGCGCGGCGAGCTGCCCATCTACGAGCCGGGCCTAGCCGACATGCTGGAGCGCAACGTCGCTGCCGGTCGCCTGGAGTTCACCACGGACGTGGCCGCAGCCGTGGCCCATGGCCTGTTCCAGGTGATCGCCGTGGGCACGCCGCAGGATGAGGACGGTTCCGCCGATCTGCAGTACGTGCTCAGCGTGGCCTCCAACATCGGTCGACACATGACCGCCTACCGCATTGTCATCGACAAGTCGACGGTGCCCGTGGGCACGGCTGATCGGGTGCACGAGACGATCGACGCGGAGCTGGCCCAACGAGACGCTGACGTCGCCTTCGACGTCGTCTCCAACCCTGAATTTCTCAAGGAAGGCGCGGCGATCAGCGACTTCATGAAGCCAGACCGGATCATCGTCGGCACGGACAACCCGCGTACGGGCGAGCTGCTCCGAGCCCTGTACGACCCCTTCACGCGCAATCGTGACCGCCTGCTCATGATGGATGTCCGCTCGGCGGAACTGACCAAGTACGCGGCGAACGCAATGCTCGCCACCAAGATCAGCTTCATGAACGAGATGGCCAATATCGCCGAGCGCTGCGGCGCGGATATCGAGCAAGTGCGCAAGGGCATCGGCTCCGATCCGCGCATCGGCTATCACTTCATCTACCCTGGCGCGGGCTATGGAGGATCCTGTTTCCCGAAAGATGTAGCCGCCATCATCCGCACGGCCCAAGACCTGGACTACCCGGCGCGCCTGCTCGAAGCGGTCGACGACGTTAACGACCGACAGAAGGAGCGGCTGTTCGAGAAGATCAGCGCGCAGTACGGGGGTGATTTGGCTGGCAAGACCTTCGCCCTGTGGGGCCTCGCCTTCAAGCCGAACACGGACGATATGCGCGAGGCACCGAGTCGCGTGCTGATGGAGGCCTTGTGGGCCGCCGGAGCCAGGGTCCGCGCCTACGATCCCGTCGCCCGTGAGGAAGCCGCTCGCCTATACCCAGAACAGGCCGGCCTCACCCTGTGCGAAAGCGCGATGGACGCGCTGGAAGGGGCTGACGCCCTGGTGATCATCACCGAGTGGAACGAGTTCCGCAGCCCGAACTTCGATCGCATCAAACAGGAGCTGTCCGAAGCGCTGATCTTCGACGGGCGCAACCTCTACGACCCTGCGCTCCTTGGAACGCTTGGCTTTAAGTATCACTCGGTAGGCCGAGAACCGATTCTCAACTAACAAAAAGGCAAGGCGGTGGCGATTTCCTGCCACCAAGCCGACCCCCGGGGTATCCGAAGATGACCATCACTCCTCTGGTGCTCTCAGGCGGCTCAGGCACGCGCCTGTGGCCGATGTCACGCGAGCTATATCCAAAGCAGCTGCTCCCCCTGGTATCGGAGCACACGATGCTGCAGGACACGATCCTGCGTCTGCACGGGCTCGCCGGACTAGAAGCGCCCATGGTGGTTTGCAACAACGCCCACCGTTTTCTCGTGGCGGAGCAACTGCGCCAGATCGACCACGCGGCACAGGCGATCCTGCTCGAGCCGGTCGGGCGCAACACGGCCCCAGCGGTGGCCGTGGCGGCTTACCACTGGTTGGCTCAACAGACCAACGACGAAGACACCACCCTGCTGGTCTTACCCGCCGATCACGTGATCCTCGATGCGGAGCGCTTCCGCGTGGCCGTGGAGCAGGCAGCGGTTGCCGCGAGCGAAGGTCACTTGGTGACCTTCGGCATTACCCCAATGCGCGCAGAGACGGGATACGGCTACATCCGCTCAGGCAACGCAGTCGCAGATCTCGGCGATCGCGTACGTCAGGTGGCCCAGTTCGTCGAGAAGCCGGATGAGTCCACCGCTAAGGGCTACGTGGCGAGCGGCGACTACCTCTGGAACAGCGGCATCTTCATGTTCTCCGCGCGCCGCTACCTCGAGGAGCTGGCGCGCTTTGCGCAACCGATCGCGAGCGCCTGTGAGCAAGCCTGCGCCAACGCCAGCGGCGACCTTGACTTCGTTCGTCTGCAAGAGGCTGCCTTCGAAGCCAGTCCGAGTGACTCGATCGACTACGCGGTAATGGAGAAGACAGACCACGCGGTGGTGGTCCCGATGGACGCGGGCTGGAGCGATGTCGGCACCTGGTCTTCGCTCTGTGACGCCAGCCAAGCCGATGAGCAGGGCAACGTCAGCACCGGCGACGTGCTGCTGGAGGACACGTCCGAATGCTACGTGCGCGCCTCGCACCGCTTGGTCGCCGCCGTTGGCGTTGAGAAGCACGTGATCGTGGAGACGTCGGACGCCGTGCTCGTGGTGCCCAAGGACAGGGCGCAAGACGTCAAGAAGCTGGTCAACGCACTCAAGGCGCGCCGGCGCGAAGAAGCGAGCTTGCACCGTGAAGTCTACCGCCCCTGGGGCTCCTACGACAGCGTGGACAACGGCACCCGCTTCCAGGTCAAGCGTATCACCGTAAAGCCAGGCGCCGAGCTGTCACTACAGATGCATCACCACCGCGCAGAGCACTGGATAGTGGTCAGCGGCACAGCGGAGGTGACCTGCGGCGACAAGGTCTTCCTGCTCACGGAAAACCAATCCACCTACATCCCGATCGGCACCCAACATCGCCTGGCAAATCCGGGCAAGCTGCCCCTGGAGCTGATCGAGGTGCAGTCCGGTAGCTACCTCGGAGAAGACGACATCGTGCGTTTCCAGGACAACTACGGACGGGCCCGATAGCCATGCACCGGCAGATCGACTGCTTCAAGGCCTACGACATCCGCGGTCAGGTCCCCGGCGCGCTGGATGAGGACATCGCCTGGCGCATCGGTCGGGCGTTCGCGGCCCACCTGAGCCCTCAGTCTGTGGTGATCGGTCGCGACATGCGCAGCTCCAGTGACGCCCTCTCGGACGCCCTCGCGCGCGGGCTCAACGAGGGCGGTGTGGCGGTTAGCGATATCGGCCTGTGCGGTACGGAGGAGATCTACTTCGCCTGCTTCAACGGTGGCTTCGACGGCGGCGTCATGGTCACCGCCAGCCACAACCCCCCAGACTACAACGGCATGAAGCTCGTGCGTGAGGGCGCCCGCCCACTCAGCCGAGACACGGGACTGGAGGATATCCGTCGCCTCGCAGAGGCCGGCGAGTTCCCAGCCGCCGCCAATACGCCAGGTACACGCAAGCCCTACGATTCCCGCGACGCCTACATCCAACACCTGCTCACCTACGTGAACCTCGAACGGCTGCCGCCCCTGAAGATCGTCGTCAACCCGGGCAACGGTACGGCAGGGGCTGTCCTCGACGCCCTCGAACCCCTGCTGCCGTTCGAGTTCATCAAGCTGCACTACGCGCCTGACGGGAGCTTTCCGAATGGCGTGCCCAACCCACTACTGCCGGACAACCGAGCACCCACCACCGAGGCAATCCTCGACGCGGGCGCTGACCTCGGTCTCGCCTGGGACGGCGATTTCGATCGCTGTTTTGCTTTCGACCACAAGGGCCGCTTCATCGAGGGGTACTACATCGTGGGCCTGCTGGCGAGCGCCTTCCTGGCCAAGGATTCCGGGGCCCGCATCGTGCACGATCCCCGACTTGTATGGAATACGGTGGATGTGGTGAACAGCGCCGGCGGCACGGCCGTGCAAACAAAGGCCGGTCACGCTTTCATCAAGGAACGTATGCGGAGCGAGGACGCGGTCTACGGCGGTGAAATGAGTGCCCACCATTACTTCCGCAACTTCGCCTACGCGGACAGCGGCATGATCCCGTGGCTGCTGATCGCTGAAATCATGGGGCACACGGGCCAACCCCTCGCCGCCTTGGTGGACGAACGGATCGCTAAATTCCCTGCTAGCGGCGAAATAAACCGCCGCGTCAGCGACGCCACCGCCGTCATCGCCGCCATCGGTGAGCGCTACCGCGATGCAGCCGTGAGCGAGGAATCCGTGGATGGGCTAAGCCTCGCCTTCGACGACTGGCGCTTCAACCTGCGTGCCAGCAACACGGAGCCGCTGTTGCGGCTCAACGTGGAGAGCCGCGGGAATGAAGATCTGATGCGCGCGAAGACTGCCGAACTCTTAGCCGCCATCGACGGTCACGGCTAGCGGGAGGGTAAATCGGTGGTTCTAGAAGACGCCCACTGCCCGTGCGGTGGCTGCGGAAAGGCCGAGTTGGTAAAGCACGCTGGAGATCGTGCTCCAAAGGGCTAGCGGTCGCATGCGATCGGCATCCAGCGGCACCACGATAGTATCGCCGTAGGAGATCGGAATCTGGTCCCCCCGGAACCAGCGCGAGTTCTTCGAGGTGACCACTTCGCCATTCGCTCGCACCACGTAGATTCGCTTGCGATCGGCCTGTTTGGTGGTATTGCCGGCCTTGTCCAGATACTCCTCGAGCACCTTCTGCGGATCGTACAGATGCGAACCAGGGAACTGCACCTGGCCGATGACGGTCACCTCCTGAGACAGCTCGGGCACCATCAGCTGGTCCCCGTCGCGAAGCACGAGATCGGCGGGCGACCCATGCCCCTCGCTGACCAGGCGCTCTAGGTCGATCACCAGGCGCCCGACCGCAGGGGTCTCGCGAATTTGCTCAAGCAACTCCTGACCTAGTCGCAGAGCTTCCCCAGCGTTCCCACCACCTGCCGGTGACTGAGCACCTTGCACCGCAGCCACTGCGAGATCCGACTCGAGGCGCCGGGCGAGTTGTTGCAAGCGTTCCTGCTCGCGCTGGCGTAGCCCGACCCGCGTGAACGTAGCGCCGGCGGCGAAGGCGTAGTCCGTGAGTCCACCGGCACGCTCGACGAGGTCGGCGAGAGTCTCTCCTCGTGCTACGGGGTAGGTACCTGGAAAGCGCACCTCACCGCTCAAGGTCACCTTATCGGCATTGGCGATCTCGGGCACCGTCTTGACTAGGAGATGGTCACGCGCCTGCAAAATCAGATCCGCCTGCTCATCGCCCGCCAGCACGCGATCGAGATCGACCGAGAGAAACTGCGTATCCGCATCCTGTCCCGGCACGATGATTCGACGCGTCAACACCGCGGCGCTGGTGAATGCGTTCTCGCCGAGGCCGCCCGCAGCGCGCAGCAAATCGCTGATGCGCATTCCGGGAACGATGGGGTAGCGCCCTGAGACGCGGACCTCACCGACCACCACCGCCACCGCCAACGGTGTACCGAACTGGCCCTGATCGTCCAGTGCCTTGAGCAAGGGCCCGATCACCCCGGATCGATCGCGGTTGAGCTGGAATACGGTGACGTGATCGCCAGGCCGCAGCAACGGATTCTCAGCGCTCCTGGGCGCCACCAGCGCCTGGCGCAGATCGGCGGTGGCTACCGAGAGCTGCCCCATTTCGTCCAGGCGACGGATCAAGATGTAGTTGGTATCCGCGAACTCGCGCAGGTCAGCTGCCGATGTGATCAAATCTGTTAGGCGCATGCCGTCACGCCACTGGAACTCGCGCGGCTCGCGCACGTGCCCTTGCAAGGAAACCACGCCGCGCGCAAGGCTCTGGGCCGGTATCACCCGCAGCACATCGCCGTTGCGCACGGTCAGACGTCGATCCGAATCGCGGCTCAGGTCGATGTCGATCACCGTACGTCCGCCGCTGGGCAGTATGCGCTCCAGACGCGCGTTGCCGAGCTGCGCCTCAGCGCTCGCTCCGCCCGCGAGCGCCAGCAACTGCTCGACGGTGGTCTCGCCACGCAGCTCGTAGCGTGCCGGACGATTGATCGCCCCCTCCACTCCTGCCACGGGGCCAATCGGTGGCACGAAGACCACGTCCCCGCTTCGCAGACGCTGGTTGTCCCGCGTATCGCCCCTGAGGAGCAGGTCGTAGAGGTCGAGCGTGGTGACCACGCGTCCATCGCGCTTGAGCTGCACGCGACGCAGGGAACCGTTGTCCTCTACGCCACCACTTAGGAGCAGTGCGTTGGCGATGGTCGTGAGGCTGTCGACGGTGATGACGCCGTGGCCTTTCACATCGCCAGTCACGAGTACCTGGATCGCCCGCAGGCGCTTGATGGTTACCGTGGTGTTGATGCCGATCATCTGCTCGGCGACCCGCGTGCGGATCTCATCACGCACATCGTCCAAGGGAAGCCCAGCCACGGTAACCGGCCCGATCTGCGGAAGCACGACTCGGCCCTCTCGATCGACGGTAAGCTCGAAGCTCTGGCTGTCCGCGCCGTAGAAGCTAACTAGCAACACATCGGAGGGCCCGACGACGTAGTTGCCCGGTACAGCCGTGGCAGCAGGGTCGAATAACAGCGTATCGGCCCGGGACAGGAAGTCGCTGCCGTAGAGCGCGAGCGCGTCCGTTCCCGTACGTTTCAACGGCAGAAGCTCAACGAAGACCACGAAGGCGTCTAAGCCCGGTTCAGCCTGGATCCGCATCGCCGCCTGCTTAGCCGTAAGTCCCGCCAACTCGATGTGGAACACGCGCTGCAGGTGGAGCACACCGTAGCGATCCAGCTCGTAGCGGCGCTGTCCGACGAGTTCCATCAGGAACCCCGGCAGCAAATCGACGTCCTCGTCCGTGTTGCCTGGGTCTATGGTTCGTGGGTCGACGGGCGCAAACCCGATCAGCAGCGTGGACTCCGGCTCGAGGGTATCTTCGGCAGCGGGCGTCAGCTCCTCTTGCGCTCGGGGCTCGCCAAGCAATGGGTTCGCTCCATCGAGGGCGTCGCTGGTGCTGCCAGCCTCCGACTCTAGGGCAACGCCCCCGGGGATGAGGGCGGCAAGATCCGCGGGCGATAAGCCTAGTGAGCGCATCAACCGCTCGCGCTCGGCGGGCGGCAGCTGCATTAGCCGTTGCACCTGCGCCTGCGAGACCGACTGAGCCACACTTGCCCAAGGGAGCAGAATCGAGAGCAGCAAGGTGGAGCCCGCCAACAGCAAGGAGGTAGCGCGGCGACGTGAGTTCGCTGATCCGGGGGTTGGCTCGAGCATTGCGCTAGTGTCGTTCCAAGGGCTCTAGAAACGTCGCGGCGAGGTCAACCTGTTCCTTGCGCCCCTAAGAGAGGGAACCGCATTACAGCGGGCACCTGCCGATAAACCCGGGGGATATTACGTAGCGATGCGCGGGGAAGCAACGACACCGCACGCGCAGGCTTGGGCGTAGTGGACAGTCTGCCGGCGCGTCCTGCCGCGTATTAGACGCCGTAGTAGGCGCGATACCACTCGATAAAACGGGCGACGCCCACTTCAACGGGCGTGGACGGTCGGTAGCCCACATCTGCTGCAAGGTCCTCGATGTCCGCTGAGGTCGACGGCACATCCCCCGGTTGCTTCGGCAGGAAGTTCTTCTGCGACTTACGCCCAATGCACTCCTCGATCACTTCGATGTAGCGCATCAACTCTACCGGCGAGTTGTTGCCGATGTTGTATAAGCGATAGGGCGCTGAGGACGTGCCAGGATCGGGCTCAGTCCCGCGCCACGCTTGATTCGGCGTCGCCACCCGGTCCATCACCCGAATCACTCCCTCCACGATGTCGTCGATGTAGGTGAAGTCGCGGCGGTGGTGGCCATGATTGAACACATCGATAGGCTGGCCGGCGAAGATGTTGCGAGTGAAAAGGAACAGGGCCATGTCGGGCCGTCCCCAGGGGCCGTACACGGTAAAGAAGCGCAGGCCGGAGACGGGCAGACCGTACAGATGGGCGTAGGTATGCGCCATCAGCTCGTTGGCCTTCTTTGTCGCCGCGTAGAGGGAGAGCGGGTGGTCCACGTTGTGATGGATCGAGAATGGCTGCGTCTCGTTGGCGCCGTATACGGAGCTGGAAGATGCGTAGACCAGGTGCTCTACCCCGTTGTGACGACAGCCTTCCAGGATGTTGGTGGTACCCACCACGTTGCTGTCGATGTAGGCATGGGGGTTTTCCAGTGAGTAGCGCACGCCTGCTTGCGCTGCTAGGTGGATAACGCGCTCGACGCCGGCGCTCGCGAACAGCTTGGCCATGCCGTCACGATCTTCGAGCGCCAAGCGTTCAAAGCGGAAGTTGCCGTGCTCGGTCAATTGAGCGAGGCGTGCCTTTTTCAAGCTTGGGTCGTAGTAGTCGTTGACATTATCAACGCCTACCACCTCGTCCCCGCGCTCGAGCAAGCGCTTGCTCGTGTGGAACCCGATGAAGCCTGCAGCTCCGGTTACCATGATCTTCATGCGCGTCCCTTCTCTCGTTCGGTTGTCACCTGGACGCGGGCTCAGAGCCGACCGTCCACCTGCTCGGCAGGCAAAGCGTATTTGATGTCGTAGAGCACGTGATTGGGCTTACCAAGGGCACGGATCGCCTCGATGCCCATCTCCTGGAATTGCCGATGGGCGACCGCCACTACGATGGCGTCGTAGGCTTGAGATTCCAGCGCTTTAACTGGGGTCAGGCCATACTCGTGTTCGACCTCGGCCGCATCCACCCACGGGTCATGCACGTCCACCGTCGCCCCGTAAGACTCCAGCTCGCGCATCACATCCACCACCCGCGTGTTGCGCACATCCGGGCAGTTCTCCTTGAAGGCGAGACCCATGATCAAGATACGCGAGCCGGTCACGTGCAGGCGCTTGCGCATCATCAGGCGAGTCAGCTCACCTGCAACGTACAGGCCCATGTTGTCATTGATCCGGCGCCCGGCGAGGATCATCTCGGGGTGGTAGCCGACTTCCTGACACTTATGCGTCAAGTAGTAGGGGTCGACGCCGATGCAGTGCCCGCCGACCAATCCAGGGCGGAAGGGGAGGAAGTTCCACTTAGTACCGGCCGCCTTGAGCACCTCCTCCGTATCGAGACCGAGGCGGTTGAAGATGAGCGCAAGCTCGTTGATCAGGGCAATGTTCACGTCTCGCTGGGTGTTCTCGATCACCTTCGCGGCCTCAGCCACGCGGATGCTGCTCGCCTGGTAGGTGCCCGCGTCGATGATCAACCCGTACAGCTGATCGACCAGGGAGGCCACCTCTTGCGTGGATCCAGCCGTGACCTTGACGATGTTGTTGATGCGGTGCTGGCGGTCCCCGGGATTAATGCGCTCTGGGCTGTAGCCTGCGTAGAAGTCGTGGTTGTAGCGCAGACCGGACATCTGCTCCAGCACCGGCACGCAGACCTCCTCGGTGGCCCCGGGATACACCGTGGACTCGTAGATCGCCACGTCGCCCCGGCTGAGCACCTTACCGATGGTCTGACTGGCGAGGATCAGCGGCGTTAGGTCCGGCCGCTTGTTGCCGTCGATCGGGGTCGGTACGGTGGCGATGAAGACGTTGCACGCGCGCAGCGCCTCGAGGTCTGCGCTGTAGCTGAGATGCTCCGCCTCGGCCAGCTCGTCCGCGTCCACCTCGAGCGTACGGTCGTGCCCGCCGCGCAGCTCGTCGACCCGCTGGGCATTGATATCGAAGCCGACCGTCGGCACCTGGCGTCCGAAGGCCACAGCGAGCGGCAGGCCCACGTAGCCCAGACCGATCACGGCGACCCGAAGATCCTTCAGTTGAGTTAGCGCGGCAGGTTCCTCAGCGCTAGCAGCTTCCACTTTCGACACCTCACGACGGTCGGGATGGTACAGGCGCCGGAATATACCGCACCCGAGCCGCAACGTCGGCGGCGATGCTCACAAAGGCCCGATTGGGCCATTTCGACCCCCGATCACCGGCGATCGGGGGCGAGGAGCGGTGGTGTCTAGCCCAAAATCACGGCGATCAAGGCGACGATGGAGAGAACGATCGTGTACGGCAGGGCCAGCTGCACCATCTTCATGTAGGACAGGCGCAGGAGCGGAGCCAGGGCCGAGGTCAGCAGGAACAGGAAGGCCGCCTGCCCGTTCGGCGTGGCGACACTCGGAATGTTCGTACCGGTGTTGATCGCCACCGCCAAGGTCTCGTAGTGCTCGCGGCTGATCTCACCCGCCTTGAACGCCGCCTCTACCTCGGAGATGTACACGGTCGCCACGAAGACGTTGTCACTCACCATAGACAACACGCCGTTGGCGATGAAGAACAGGGGCGCCTGACTGTCGATCGGCTGATGCAGCACCCACTCGATGACGGGCTCAAACAAGTGCTGATCGTGGATCACGCCGACGATGGCGAAGAACACCACCAACAGAGCCGTAAAGGGCAGTGCCTCCTCGAACGCGTGGCCGATGCGCGACTCCTGAATGACCCCTGTGAACGCCGTGGCTAGCACGATCACGGTGAGTCCGATCAGGCCCACTTCCGCTAGGTGCAGGGCAAGCCCGATGACTAAGAACAACACGGTGGCGCCCTGCACCCAGAGCACGGCAACATCACTGGGCGTGCGCTTGCGAGTCTCTTCAGCATCGTACTCCTCCAACACGCGGCGCACATTGCTGGGCAAGGTGGCGCCGTATCCGGCGATGCGGAAATGCTCCACCCCCCAGCAAACGAACATCCCAGCGATCAGTACGGGAATCGAGACATAAGCCACAGCCAGGTAGAACTCGATGAAGTTCCAATCGAGTTTCTTGGCGATGAGCAGGTTTTGCGGCTCTCCCACCTGAGTCGCCACACCGCCAAGCGCCGTGCCCACCGCGGCGTGCATGACCAGCTGGCGAAGGAAGGCGCGAAACTGGTCGAGATCCGCGCGGTGGTTGTCACCCACATCGTGATCGGCCGTGTGGTCGTGGTCGTCGCTGTGGAAGTGCTTACCCGAGGCTACCTTGTGGTAGACCGCGTGGAAGCCTAGGGCAACGGTAATCACCACCGCGGTTACGGTAAGCGCATCGAGGAACGCCGAGAGTACGGCCGCCACCACCAAAAAGACCAGCGATAGGGGCTTCTTGCCCTTCAGGCCCAACACCAACTTCGTGAAGATGAACAGCAGCAGCTCACGCAAAAAGTAGATGCCCGCCACCATGAAGATTAGCAGCAGGATGACGGGAAAGTTGGTCACCGTCTCCTCGTAGACGGTGTGCGCAGACGTCATACCGATGACGACAGCTTCCACCGCCAGCAGCCCACCAGGCTGCAGCGGGTAGCAGCGCAGGGCCATCGCCAAGGTGAAGATGAACTCGCCGACCAGCAGCCAGCCGGCCAGACCGTGATTGATCTGGAAGACGATCGGATTGAGAATCAGGAATCCAACGATCGCCTTCTTGTACCAACCCGGCGAATTGCCGAGGAAGTTATCCCAGAGTTCCGCCGTGATCGAGTTCGCCATCGAGCTTTCCTTCCAACCGTCGCCAAACACTGGCACTGCCGCATCTACTCTCCAGGCCGTCGAGTCGAAGCTCGTGCGCCTGACGTTCTTGCTCAGTCGCCCGGCGCACC
This genomic window from Pseudomonadota bacterium contains:
- a CDS encoding UDP-glucose/GDP-mannose dehydrogenase family protein, which translates into the protein MNVTIFGSGYVGLVTGTCFAETGNHVVCMDVDAAKIEGLKRGELPIYEPGLADMLERNVAAGRLEFTTDVAAAVAHGLFQVIAVGTPQDEDGSADLQYVLSVASNIGRHMTAYRIVIDKSTVPVGTADRVHETIDAELAQRDADVAFDVVSNPEFLKEGAAISDFMKPDRIIVGTDNPRTGELLRALYDPFTRNRDRLLMMDVRSAELTKYAANAMLATKISFMNEMANIAERCGADIEQVRKGIGSDPRIGYHFIYPGAGYGGSCFPKDVAAIIRTAQDLDYPARLLEAVDDVNDRQKERLFEKISAQYGGDLAGKTFALWGLAFKPNTDDMREAPSRVLMEALWAAGARVRAYDPVAREEAARLYPEQAGLTLCESAMDALEGADALVIITEWNEFRSPNFDRIKQELSEALIFDGRNLYDPALLGTLGFKYHSVGREPILN
- a CDS encoding mannose-1-phosphate guanylyltransferase/mannose-6-phosphate isomerase, with translation MTITPLVLSGGSGTRLWPMSRELYPKQLLPLVSEHTMLQDTILRLHGLAGLEAPMVVCNNAHRFLVAEQLRQIDHAAQAILLEPVGRNTAPAVAVAAYHWLAQQTNDEDTTLLVLPADHVILDAERFRVAVEQAAVAASEGHLVTFGITPMRAETGYGYIRSGNAVADLGDRVRQVAQFVEKPDESTAKGYVASGDYLWNSGIFMFSARRYLEELARFAQPIASACEQACANASGDLDFVRLQEAAFEASPSDSIDYAVMEKTDHAVVVPMDAGWSDVGTWSSLCDASQADEQGNVSTGDVLLEDTSECYVRASHRLVAAVGVEKHVIVETSDAVLVVPKDRAQDVKKLVNALKARRREEASLHREVYRPWGSYDSVDNGTRFQVKRITVKPGAELSLQMHHHRAEHWIVVSGTAEVTCGDKVFLLTENQSTYIPIGTQHRLANPGKLPLELIEVQSGSYLGEDDIVRFQDNYGRAR
- a CDS encoding phosphomannomutase; this encodes MHRQIDCFKAYDIRGQVPGALDEDIAWRIGRAFAAHLSPQSVVIGRDMRSSSDALSDALARGLNEGGVAVSDIGLCGTEEIYFACFNGGFDGGVMVTASHNPPDYNGMKLVREGARPLSRDTGLEDIRRLAEAGEFPAAANTPGTRKPYDSRDAYIQHLLTYVNLERLPPLKIVVNPGNGTAGAVLDALEPLLPFEFIKLHYAPDGSFPNGVPNPLLPDNRAPTTEAILDAGADLGLAWDGDFDRCFAFDHKGRFIEGYYIVGLLASAFLAKDSGARIVHDPRLVWNTVDVVNSAGGTAVQTKAGHAFIKERMRSEDAVYGGEMSAHHYFRNFAYADSGMIPWLLIAEIMGHTGQPLAALVDERIAKFPASGEINRRVSDATAVIAAIGERYRDAAVSEESVDGLSLAFDDWRFNLRASNTEPLLRLNVESRGNEDLMRAKTAELLAAIDGHG